In the genome of Isoalcanivorax indicus, one region contains:
- the dapB gene encoding 4-hydroxy-tetrahydrodipicolinate reductase gives MKVGIIGAAGRMGRTLIEAVQAFDGLTLGAAVDVPGSSLIGADAGELVGAGKLGVALADDLAKVVQDADVFIDFTIPEATMANIRTCRAAGRRLVIGTTGLTDEQKAELREASGDMAICFAANYSVGVTLCLKLLDTAARVLGDEVDIEVIEAHHRHKIDAPSGTALAMGEVVAEALGRDLKACAVYGREGRTGARERQTIGFETIRAGDIVGEHTVMFAADGERVEITHKATSRMNFARGAVRAAAWLAARDQGLYDMQDVLGLRE, from the coding sequence ATGAAAGTAGGCATTATCGGCGCCGCCGGGCGCATGGGGCGGACCTTGATCGAAGCGGTGCAGGCCTTTGACGGCCTCACCCTGGGTGCCGCCGTGGACGTGCCCGGCAGTTCCCTGATCGGCGCCGACGCCGGTGAGCTGGTGGGGGCGGGCAAGCTGGGCGTGGCGCTGGCGGACGATCTGGCCAAGGTCGTGCAGGATGCCGATGTGTTCATCGACTTCACCATTCCCGAGGCCACCATGGCCAATATCCGCACCTGCCGCGCGGCGGGTCGCCGCCTGGTGATCGGCACCACGGGGCTGACCGACGAACAGAAAGCCGAGTTGCGCGAGGCCAGCGGTGATATGGCCATCTGCTTTGCGGCCAACTACTCGGTGGGCGTGACCCTGTGCCTGAAGCTGCTGGATACCGCCGCCCGGGTGCTGGGTGATGAGGTGGACATCGAGGTGATCGAAGCGCACCACCGGCACAAGATCGATGCCCCGTCGGGCACAGCGCTGGCCATGGGCGAAGTGGTCGCCGAGGCCCTGGGGCGTGACCTCAAGGCGTGCGCGGTATACGGGCGCGAAGGCCGCACCGGCGCCCGCGAGCGCCAGACCATCGGTTTCGAGACCATTCGTGCCGGCGATATCGTCGGCGAACACACGGTCATGTTTGCCGCCGACGGCGAGCGCGTGGAGATCACGCACAAGGCCACCAGCCGCATGAACTTCGCCCGCGGCGCCGTGCGCGCTGCGGCCTGGCTGGCGGCGCGCGACCAGGGGTTGTACGACATGCAGGATGTGCTCGGCCTGCGCGAGTGA
- the dnaJ gene encoding molecular chaperone DnaJ, whose protein sequence is MSKRDYYEVLGIEKDASAQDIKKAYRRLAMKYHPDRNPGDTVAEDHFKEAKEAYEVLSDEEKRRAYDQFGHAGLGGQGGFGGAGAGAAGAGFSDIFGDIFGDIFGGGAGGRRRGPARGADLRYTLELTLEQAVRGTTEKIRVPTWATCEVCDGSGAKNGEKPVTCGTCGGMGQVRMQQGFFTVQQTCPTCGGSGQVIQNPCDNCHGQGRVQTTKTLSVKIPAGVDTGDRIRLAGEGEAGAHGAPAGDLYVQVAVREHDIFKRDGNDLYCEVPIAFVDAVLGGELEVPTLDGKVKLKVPAETQTGKLFRLRGKGVTSVRGGPPGDLLCRVVIETPVSLNSEQKDLLRQFQDSLDKGGNRHNPRNTSWFEGVKRFFDGL, encoded by the coding sequence ATGTCGAAACGTGATTATTACGAGGTGCTGGGGATCGAAAAGGACGCCTCGGCCCAGGACATCAAGAAGGCCTATCGGCGCCTGGCGATGAAATATCACCCGGATCGCAATCCGGGCGATACCGTCGCCGAAGACCATTTCAAGGAGGCCAAAGAGGCCTACGAAGTGCTCTCGGATGAAGAGAAGCGGCGTGCCTACGACCAGTTCGGCCATGCCGGGCTGGGCGGGCAGGGCGGCTTCGGCGGCGCGGGCGCCGGTGCGGCGGGGGCCGGCTTCTCCGATATCTTCGGCGATATCTTCGGCGATATTTTTGGCGGTGGCGCAGGCGGCCGTCGCCGTGGCCCGGCGCGTGGCGCTGATTTGCGCTACACGCTGGAGCTGACTCTGGAGCAGGCGGTGCGCGGCACCACCGAGAAGATCCGGGTGCCCACCTGGGCGACCTGTGAGGTGTGCGACGGCTCCGGCGCCAAGAACGGTGAGAAGCCGGTCACCTGCGGCACCTGCGGCGGCATGGGTCAGGTGCGCATGCAGCAGGGGTTCTTTACCGTGCAGCAGACCTGTCCTACTTGTGGCGGCAGTGGCCAGGTGATCCAGAACCCCTGTGACAACTGCCATGGGCAGGGCCGGGTGCAGACCACCAAGACCCTGTCGGTGAAGATTCCGGCAGGTGTCGATACCGGCGACCGCATCCGCCTGGCAGGCGAGGGCGAGGCCGGGGCGCATGGCGCGCCTGCGGGCGACCTGTATGTGCAGGTGGCGGTGCGCGAGCATGATATCTTCAAGCGCGACGGCAACGACCTCTACTGCGAAGTGCCCATCGCCTTTGTCGATGCGGTGCTGGGTGGCGAGCTGGAAGTGCCGACCCTGGACGGCAAGGTGAAATTGAAGGTGCCTGCCGAGACGCAGACCGGCAAACTGTTCCGGCTGCGCGGCAAGGGCGTCACCTCGGTGCGCGGCGGCCCGCCGGGCGACCTGCTGTGCCGGGTGGTGATCGAGACCCCGGTCAGCCTGAACAGCGAGCAGAAAGACCTGCTGCGCCAGTTCCAGGATTCCCTGGACAAGGGGGGGAACCGCCACAACCCGCGTAACACCAGCTGGTTCGAGGGCGTGAAACGCTTTTTTGACGGCCTCTGA